The DNA region CGTGCGCGGACGGGGGCCCGGGATGACCAGCAACAGCACAAGCCATGCCGAAGTCGAGGCAAACGCTTCCGCGCCGATCCACCACCACTTCAGCACGTGCGACATCGCACGAACGCAGCAGCTGGTGGCGTGGCGCGATCAGACCTCCTCCTTTCTCGACATAGCGGTTTCGCACGCACAGGTGGCCGACGGGTTCCGCGCCACGCTCGACCATTACCGGGTCGGTGGCATGACGTTTCTCGACGCCTGCACCGACCCGACCACGCAGACCCGCACAGTGGCGCGCATTTCCACGGACGTCATGCGCGATTATGTTTTCCACGTGCTGGTGGGAGGCGGCGTCGAAACCACCACGGGCCTGTATCCGCGGCGCAAGGCACTGCAATCCCGGCCGGGCATCCTGGCGCTGGACATGAACCAGCCGATGCGCATGGAGCGTGAGTGCAGGAGCCGGGTCATGGCCTTGTTCCTGCCGCGCGCCGTGGTGGAGTCGGTGCTGCCCGATGCGGAGTCGCTGCATGGCCGCGTGATCGACTACACATCACCACTCGCACGCCTGTTTCTCGGCGAACTGGAGGTGCTTTCCAGGAACGTCGGCGCGATGAGCGAGGCCGAGGTCCGCGTG from Rhodanobacter soli includes:
- a CDS encoding helix-turn-helix domain-containing protein is translated as MTSNSTSHAEVEANASAPIHHHFSTCDIARTQQLVAWRDQTSSFLDIAVSHAQVADGFRATLDHYRVGGMTFLDACTDPTTQTRTVARISTDVMRDYVFHVLVGGGVETTTGLYPRRKALQSRPGILALDMNQPMRMERECRSRVMALFLPRAVVESVLPDAESLHGRVIDYTSPLARLFLGELEVLSRNVGAMSEAEVRVMMTTCARLIVGAFAKQSGLSGDARAAVRAAVFGSVRRHVEQHLHEPGLSLESIVGASQLSRATLYRLFEHEGGLAAYIRNRRLREAAHELIKFPQAPVVEIAYGLGFKSAADFNHAFRRAYDMPPRDFRGLAGLPENRAPGRPALAAITP